In Bacteroidales bacterium, one genomic interval encodes:
- the trxA gene encoding thioredoxin, with amino-acid sequence MVEYLTAETFKQKVFNYDSNSEWKFEGDLPCIVDFYADWCAPCRMVSPILEELAKEYEGKIRIYKVNTEEQQELAYVFGIQSIPSLLFCPKDGDPQIAVGALPKQTFIEVIESFLLNSKPSTAD; translated from the coding sequence ATGGTTGAATATTTGACAGCAGAAACTTTTAAACAAAAAGTTTTCAATTATGATTCCAACAGTGAATGGAAATTTGAAGGCGACTTGCCATGTATCGTTGATTTCTATGCTGATTGGTGTGCACCATGTAGAATGGTATCTCCCATACTTGAAGAATTAGCAAAAGAATACGAAGGAAAGATTCGTATTTACAAGGTTAATACTGAAGAACAACAAGAACTAGCTTATGTTTTTGGAATTCAAAGTATTCCCTCTCTTCTATTTTGTCCTAAGGATGGCGATCCTCAAATAGCAGTAGGTGCATTGCCAAAACAAACATTCATAGAAGTCATAGAAAGTTTTCTTTTAAATAGTAAACCATCAACTGCAGATTGA
- a CDS encoding MATE family efflux transporter, producing the protein MNSNIDLTTDKEIKSILRYSYPLFWSNIIQQIYFLVNGFLVGNYLGKYALAAIGVTYPIIFFLVSFLIGLTIGLSIIVAQYYGKKDFIKIQEVTYTILSFLLLFSIFLSACGWLFSHKLLELLNTPKDIFSDAISYFVLFCLSLPVMFLFNALSAILRGMGDSKTPMYFLISQIVLNISFDVVFILILQLPVYWLSLSIFLSTLLSLCMLIFYLNKHHEILNRRIFKLSFRWDLLKLNLKLGIPSGLQQSFVALGNIALLHLINTYGSASTAAYMITSRIDGFITIPAFVLSGGLSIFVAQNGAIGLFHRIRKGYVGMTIISASIALVLSLFCFIFRNEVMSFFNSDIEVVKVGSGYFLIVFSFYAIFFLMFMNIAILRGAGDTMTPMYITMISLLFGRIPFAYLLHPWLGLDGVWWSIPLGWILGFMISSYFVWSKKWKRKFIVRPTLPIDIS; encoded by the coding sequence ATGAATAGTAACATAGATTTAACAACAGATAAAGAAATTAAATCCATACTTAGATACTCATACCCTCTTTTCTGGAGCAATATTATACAGCAAATTTATTTTCTGGTCAACGGTTTTCTCGTAGGTAATTATTTAGGCAAATATGCCCTAGCAGCAATTGGTGTTACCTACCCCATCATTTTTTTCTTGGTTTCATTTCTCATAGGTCTTACCATCGGACTTTCCATTATTGTAGCACAATACTATGGAAAAAAAGATTTCATAAAAATTCAAGAAGTCACCTACACAATTTTGTCCTTTTTATTGCTTTTTTCTATTTTTCTCTCAGCATGTGGTTGGCTTTTTAGTCATAAATTGCTAGAATTATTGAACACTCCCAAAGATATTTTTTCTGACGCAATTTCCTACTTTGTTTTGTTCTGTTTAAGTCTTCCGGTTATGTTCTTGTTTAACGCATTATCTGCTATTTTGCGCGGAATGGGTGATAGCAAAACACCCATGTATTTTCTTATCAGTCAAATAGTTTTAAACATTAGTTTTGATGTGGTGTTTATTTTGATTTTGCAGCTTCCTGTATACTGGCTTTCTCTTTCCATATTTTTAAGTACTCTATTATCTTTATGTATGCTGATTTTTTACTTAAATAAGCATCATGAAATTCTAAATCGTCGTATTTTTAAACTTTCTTTCAGGTGGGACTTATTAAAGCTAAATCTTAAATTAGGCATCCCCAGTGGGCTTCAACAAAGTTTTGTAGCACTAGGAAACATTGCCTTGTTACATCTTATCAACACATACGGTTCAGCTTCCACAGCTGCATATATGATCACTTCACGGATTGATGGATTCATTACCATACCAGCTTTTGTCTTGTCGGGAGGCTTATCCATTTTCGTTGCTCAAAACGGTGCCATCGGACTTTTTCATCGCATTAGAAAAGGCTATGTGGGTATGACGATAATTTCAGCATCTATTGCTCTAGTCCTATCCCTTTTTTGCTTTATTTTCCGAAATGAAGTGATGTCTTTTTTTAACTCTGACATAGAAGTGGTAAAAGTTGGAAGTGGATATTTTCTTATTGTATTTTCATTTTATGCTATTTTCTTCTTAATGTTTATGAACATCGCCATCCTACGAGGAGCTGGAGATACGATGACACCCATGTACATCACTATGATTTCGCTCTTGTTCGGTAGAATTCCCTTTGCCTACCTACTTCATCCATGGTTAGGGTTAGATGGTGTTTGGTGGAGTATTCCTCTAGGGTGGATCCTTGGCTTTATGATTTCAAGTTATTTTGTTTGGTCGAAAAAGTGGAAGCGCAAATTTATCGTACGCCCTACACTTCCCATCGACATTAGTTGA
- a CDS encoding T9SS type A sorting domain-containing protein — protein sequence MKNSTLKKMAAYSAAALASASLANAQIVYHDVNPDVTFNPNDSLALDLDNNGTMDYYMMFLRFNGYQNDQLFIAPLNIGNMAIGEAGWAAWNWYGIALNAGDSINASANWVCPGGVDPRSRVFFASTYNGTEYGNFADGQDHYLGIKFQIGANIHYGWIRVNVNDDVSGMTLKDWAYRQTPNTGLKAGQTTVTQTDDQVLQNSKIYGSMGKIYVHLSQMIEGTITVYNNLGEKVMEETISQLSTILDASSLEKGIYNVIINTGNSQIMKKVIL from the coding sequence ATGAAAAATTCTACATTGAAAAAGATGGCTGCTTATTCTGCAGCCGCATTGGCAAGTGCAAGTCTTGCAAATGCACAAATTGTTTACCACGACGTTAATCCTGATGTAACTTTTAATCCAAATGACAGTTTAGCACTTGATCTTGATAACAATGGAACAATGGACTATTACATGATGTTTCTTCGTTTTAATGGTTATCAAAATGATCAACTCTTCATTGCTCCACTGAATATAGGTAATATGGCTATTGGAGAAGCGGGTTGGGCAGCATGGAATTGGTATGGTATAGCATTAAATGCCGGTGATTCTATCAATGCTTCAGCAAACTGGGTTTGTCCTGGTGGTGTAGATCCTAGAAGTCGTGTATTTTTCGCCTCTACTTATAATGGCACCGAATACGGAAATTTTGCTGACGGACAAGATCATTACTTGGGAATTAAATTCCAGATTGGTGCTAATATTCACTACGGCTGGATCAGAGTTAATGTGAACGATGACGTAAGTGGCATGACACTGAAAGACTGGGCTTATCGTCAAACCCCTAACACAGGATTAAAGGCAGGACAAACTACTGTTACTCAAACTGATGATCAAGTGTTGCAAAATTCTAAAATTTACGGTTCTATGGGCAAAATCTACGTTCACTTATCTCAAATGATCGAAGGAACCATAACAGTGTACAATAATCTTGGTGAAAAGGTCATGGAGGAAACTATTTCTCAATTATCAACTATTCTTGATGCTTCTTCTCTTGAAAAAGGAATTTACAATGTGATCATCAATACAGGCAATTCACAGATAATGAAAAAGGTAATCTTGTAA
- the trxA gene encoding thioredoxin → MKIVVLLWATIMFMVACGGKSQTYSSSQPSGERSESKSSNKTSTPKQGGEVIYLTTQDFIDKIFDYRTNKQWKFKGSRPCVIDFYADWCRPCKMVAPIMQELAVEYAGKIDFYKVNTDKERELAAVFGIQSIPSILFCPLNDKPVMAIGAYPKEEYVRMIEEVFYSKK, encoded by the coding sequence ATGAAGATAGTAGTTCTTTTATGGGCCACGATCATGTTCATGGTTGCGTGTGGCGGAAAATCTCAAACTTACTCAAGTTCTCAACCATCCGGCGAGAGGTCTGAAAGCAAATCATCAAATAAAACTTCTACTCCTAAGCAAGGAGGTGAAGTGATATACCTGACCACACAGGACTTTATTGACAAAATTTTTGATTATCGAACCAACAAGCAATGGAAATTTAAAGGTAGTCGACCTTGTGTCATTGACTTTTATGCCGATTGGTGCAGACCTTGTAAGATGGTGGCCCCAATCATGCAGGAATTGGCAGTAGAATATGCAGGAAAAATCGATTTTTATAAAGTAAATACAGACAAAGAAAGAGAACTAGCAGCTGTTTTTGGTATCCAAAGCATTCCTTCTATTCTATTTTGCCCTCTTAACGATAAGCCTGTCATGGCCATAGGAGCTTATCCCAAAGAGGAATACGTTCGCATGATCGAAGAAGTTTTTTATTCAAAAAAATAA
- a CDS encoding lyase family protein produces the protein MRREQDILGEIELPDDALYGIHAWRAKNNFGVNRSFPQEWYKAMGMVKLAYYELYIQYFDAVKKKYPEFVRNLRDPSKFHYLIEAAKEVSEGKWFDHFIVPAIQGGAGTSINMNINEIITNRALILLGHRAGEYHIIDPIEDANIFQSTNDVVPTALKIALMLLLEKLEKAINQLRTIGEEKEKQYRHVLRIGYTQLQEAIPSTWGLYFSTFNDALSRDWWRVSKVFERIKVVNAGGGAIGTGATIPTYFIMLLPSKLREISGVPLARGENLTDVTSNWDSLVEGHAILKSLAINLEKYANDLRFFASDFHGKEVLTIPARQVGSSIMPGKINPVIAEYVILISQVVQTNDVLIGQLASRGHADLNPFLPLMGSVAIESVNLLCDACQAFAQLLLKDLKIEEEISHHQVLHSPTIVTLLIPLLGYKKAGELAKIMKKEKINVIEANKKLNYIDEKRLLNLLSPSQIVKAGYRIKDILPDEER, from the coding sequence GTGCGTAGAGAGCAAGACATTTTAGGTGAAATTGAATTACCTGACGATGCTCTATATGGAATTCATGCTTGGAGAGCCAAAAATAATTTTGGTGTTAACAGGTCATTTCCGCAAGAATGGTACAAAGCCATGGGAATGGTCAAACTGGCTTATTATGAACTCTACATTCAATACTTTGATGCTGTTAAGAAAAAATATCCTGAATTCGTCCGCAACCTGCGTGATCCGAGCAAATTCCATTATCTTATTGAGGCAGCTAAAGAAGTTTCTGAAGGAAAATGGTTTGATCATTTTATCGTCCCTGCCATTCAAGGTGGGGCAGGTACAAGTATTAACATGAACATTAATGAAATTATCACCAATCGTGCACTAATTCTCCTTGGTCATCGGGCTGGAGAATATCACATCATAGATCCTATCGAAGATGCTAATATTTTTCAAAGTACGAACGATGTAGTTCCTACCGCATTGAAGATTGCGTTAATGTTACTTCTTGAAAAACTAGAAAAAGCTATAAATCAACTTCGAACTATTGGAGAAGAGAAAGAAAAGCAATATAGGCATGTATTACGTATAGGCTATACACAATTGCAGGAAGCCATTCCATCAACATGGGGGCTATATTTTAGTACTTTTAACGATGCTCTTTCCAGGGATTGGTGGCGTGTAAGTAAAGTTTTTGAACGGATTAAAGTTGTCAATGCTGGTGGTGGTGCTATTGGAACTGGAGCGACTATTCCAACTTATTTTATTATGCTTCTTCCAAGTAAACTTAGGGAAATAAGTGGTGTTCCTCTCGCTCGAGGTGAGAACCTAACAGATGTAACATCAAACTGGGACTCATTGGTAGAAGGTCATGCTATCCTTAAATCATTGGCTATTAATCTTGAAAAATATGCTAATGATCTTCGCTTTTTTGCTTCAGATTTTCATGGCAAAGAAGTCCTTACCATACCTGCTCGACAAGTAGGATCATCTATTATGCCAGGGAAAATTAATCCCGTCATTGCTGAATATGTCATACTCATTAGTCAAGTAGTTCAGACCAATGACGTGCTAATTGGTCAACTTGCTAGTCGTGGCCATGCAGACCTTAATCCTTTTTTACCCTTGATGGGTAGTGTGGCTATAGAATCCGTAAATCTTCTCTGTGATGCATGCCAAGCATTCGCACAATTACTATTAAAAGACCTTAAAATTGAAGAAGAAATCTCTCATCATCAAGTCTTACATTCACCCACCATTGTAACACTTCTTATTCCATTGCTTGGATATAAAAAAGCTGGAGAGCTAGCCAAAATAATGAAGAAAGAAAAAATTAACGTTATCGAAGCTAATAAAAAATTGAATTACATAGATGAAAAGAGGTTATTAAATTTGCTAAGCCCATCTCAAATTGTTAAGGCTGGTTATCGAATAAAAGACATATTACCAGATGAAGAAAGGTAA
- the hydF gene encoding [FeFe] hydrogenase H-cluster maturation GTPase HydF has product MKKGKDAQPHIGIYGKRNYGKSTLINTLTGQNLAIVSDVPGTTTDPVKKSVEIQGIGPCVLIDTAGIDDIGELGQKRVQKTLETLSQVDLAILVITNNTFEEVEESFIKKCQEEELPYIIVHNKSDISPLSPQLRTTLESQWKTIVIEHSYQKNSITEITDAIAKFLPESAYRSRSLVGDLINYGDVVLLITPIDIEAPEGRLILPQVQVIRDVLDHDGIAVVCKEREVDAYIQKMDPKPVLAITDSQAFLKADAAIPPSIKLTSFSILLARQKGDFQNYLKGTPYISKLKDGDRVLLLEGCTHQVSCDDIGRVKIPRWISQFTGKKLEFEVVSGLDKLPRDICEYALVIQCGGCVLTRRQIIARLRPAVKAGIPVTNYGMAISYVQGIYNRAIQPFVEDIAEDYI; this is encoded by the coding sequence ATGAAGAAAGGTAAAGATGCACAGCCACATATTGGCATTTATGGAAAAAGAAATTATGGAAAAAGCACGTTGATCAATACTCTAACCGGTCAAAATCTTGCTATTGTAAGTGATGTCCCTGGAACAACCACCGATCCTGTAAAAAAAAGTGTTGAAATCCAAGGAATAGGACCCTGCGTTCTTATTGATACAGCAGGAATTGACGATATTGGAGAACTGGGGCAAAAAAGAGTACAGAAAACTCTCGAAACACTTTCACAGGTAGATTTAGCAATTCTTGTCATTACGAATAATACTTTTGAAGAAGTAGAAGAAAGTTTTATAAAAAAATGTCAAGAAGAAGAGTTACCCTACATAATTGTGCATAACAAATCCGATATATCTCCTTTGTCTCCACAACTTAGAACAACTCTTGAATCTCAATGGAAAACGATAGTTATTGAACACAGTTATCAAAAAAATTCTATTACTGAAATCACGGACGCTATTGCTAAATTTTTACCCGAAAGTGCATATCGTTCAAGATCCCTTGTGGGCGATCTCATTAATTATGGAGATGTTGTTTTACTGATTACACCCATTGACATTGAAGCTCCTGAAGGAAGACTCATTCTACCCCAAGTCCAAGTAATTAGAGATGTCTTAGATCACGACGGAATAGCAGTCGTTTGCAAAGAAAGAGAAGTCGATGCATATATTCAAAAAATGGATCCTAAGCCTGTACTTGCCATCACAGACAGCCAAGCATTTCTAAAAGCAGATGCAGCTATTCCTCCGTCAATTAAATTAACTTCTTTTAGCATACTTCTTGCTCGTCAAAAGGGTGATTTTCAAAATTATCTTAAAGGTACTCCCTATATTTCAAAATTAAAAGACGGAGATCGTGTGCTCCTTTTGGAAGGATGCACCCATCAAGTTTCATGCGACGACATAGGTCGCGTCAAGATTCCCCGATGGATTAGTCAATTCACCGGAAAAAAGCTCGAATTCGAAGTAGTAAGTGGTCTAGATAAGCTACCTAGAGATATATGTGAGTATGCGCTTGTTATCCAATGCGGCGGTTGTGTCCTAACTCGCAGACAAATTATTGCCAGACTTCGACCTGCTGTCAAAGCTGGCATCCCTGTCACCAATTACGGTATGGCTATTTCCTACGTCCAAGGAATATACAATAGAGCCATTCAGCCTTTTGTAGAAGATATTGCAGAAGATTACATCTAA